The genomic window CAACATCGATCCGGGAACTTTGAATCCTTATGAACATGGAGAATGTTATGTAACCGAAGATGGTGCGGAGACGGATCTGGATTTAGGTCACTACGAGCGTTACCTTGATGCTCCTACTTCCCAAAACAACAACGTTACGACAGGGAAAATCTACCAGACGGTAATCGAAAAAGAGAGAAAAGGAGATTTTCTTGGGAAAACCGTTCAGGTAATTCCTCATATCACAAACGAAATCAAGCGAAGGATCAAAATTTTATCCAAACAGAACTACGATATCATTATTACGGAGATCGGTGGAACGGTAGGGGATATCGAATCTCTGCCTTACATCGAGACTGTTCGTCAGTTAAAATGGGAACTGGGTGAGAAGAATTCAATGGTTATTCACCTTACTTTGCTGCCCTACCTGGCTTCGAGTGGAGAATTAAAGACAAAACCTTCCCAGCACTCTGTTCGTCAATTGATGGAAAGCGGAATTATGGCCGACGTTCTGGTTTGCCGTACAGAGCATAAAATCCCGAAAGACCAAAGAGCAAAATTGGCTCAGTTCTGTAACGTGCCGTTAGACAATGTTATTGAATGTAAAGATCTAGATACCATCTATGAAGTGCCGATGTATCTTCAGAAGCAGGACTTTGATGATGTAGTTCTTAAAGAGCTGGATCTGAAAAGCGATAAAGATGCAGACCTTAAAGAGTGGAAAACTTTCTTAAAGAAATTCCAGAATCCTAAGAAATCGGTTGAAATTGCTCTGGTTGGAAAATATGTTTCTCTACAGGATTCCTATATCTCTATTGCCGAAGCTTTCAAGCATGCCGGTGCAGATTTGGAAACTGAAGTGAAAATCAGATGGGTGTACAGTGGAGATCTTACAAAAGAAAATATAAAAGAAACTTTAGCCGGAGTAGACGGTATTCTGGTAGCACCAGGATTCGGAGACCGGGGAATTGAAGGAAAAGTGCTTACTGCGCAGTACGCAAGAGAAAATAAAGTTCCGATGCTGGGAATCTGT from Chryseobacterium sp. SORGH_AS_0447 includes these protein-coding regions:
- a CDS encoding CTP synthase, which produces MSKKNTKYIFVTGGVTSSLGKGIVSASLGLLLKSRGFNVTIQKLDPYINIDPGTLNPYEHGECYVTEDGAETDLDLGHYERYLDAPTSQNNNVTTGKIYQTVIEKERKGDFLGKTVQVIPHITNEIKRRIKILSKQNYDIIITEIGGTVGDIESLPYIETVRQLKWELGEKNSMVIHLTLLPYLASSGELKTKPSQHSVRQLMESGIMADVLVCRTEHKIPKDQRAKLAQFCNVPLDNVIECKDLDTIYEVPMYLQKQDFDDVVLKELDLKSDKDADLKEWKTFLKKFQNPKKSVEIALVGKYVSLQDSYISIAEAFKHAGADLETEVKIRWVYSGDLTKENIKETLAGVDGILVAPGFGDRGIEGKVLTAQYARENKVPMLGICLGMQIMTVEFARNVLGYSKANSMEFDTSTEHPVISLMEEQKNVVEKGGTMRLGAWKCSLKNGSKLNDIYGSKNITERHRHRYEFNSDYIGEFEKNGFLATGTNPETGLVEALEMPDHPFYVGVQYHPEYKSTVYTPHPLFIAFVKACTQK